CGGCGAGCTGTACGGCATCCACATCGGCTCCGGGCTGCCGCTCGACTTCTTCACCGGCCCCCGGGCCTGGGACTTCGCCCGGAACCGCCCCCTCACCGACGACCAGCCCGCCGACGTCCGCGCCCGGATCGTCGAGCTGGACCACCGCTCGGCGTGCCACCTCGCCGTGCACATGCTCGACGGCGCCACCCTGGCCCACGGGCTGAGCGACTCACCCGCCGGACTGCTCGCCTGGCTGCTGGAGCGCTGGAACGCCTGGAGCGACAACGGCGGCGACGTCGAAACCGTCTTCACCAAGGACGACCTGCTCACCCACGCCACGATCTACTGGGTGAACAACTCCATCGCCACGTCGATGCGCTACTACGCCAACGCCAACCGCTACCCCTGGGCCCCCGCCCACGACCGCACCCCCGTCGTGCAGGCCCCCGTCGGCCTCACCTTCGTCACCTACGAGAACCCGCCCGGCATCCACACCGCCGCCGAGCGCGTCCAGGCGTTCAAGACCGGCCCGCAGGGCGGCTGGTTCAACCACGTCAACGTCAACGCCCACGACCACGGCGGCCACTTCATCCCCTGGGAGAACCCCGACGCCTGGGTGAACGACCTGCGCCGCACCTTCCACGGCCGCAGGCCCTGAACGGGCTCGCCGGCGTCACAACCGTCCTCTAACCAGCGGCCGGCGCCGGCTTGCCGAACATCGCGCAGATCGCGGCGGTCTGCAGCGCGCCGGCGGCCTCGGCGATCTTCGGGTCGGTCTCGAACTCGATCCAGGACTCCGTCGCGACGAGGACCATCGCCGTGCGGCCGCCGGCGCGGTCGGTGACGTTGACGGTGAGGTAACCGGGGATGCCGCCGTCGTGCCCCCAGAACGTGCCGCACGGGTGGGGGCCGGTCTGGATGCCCAGCCCGTAGCCGGGCCCGTCCGGCTGCCGCGGGTCCACCGGCACGGTGGTGCGCATCTGTGCCAGTTGGGCGGCGGGGAGCAGCGTGCCGGACATCAGCGCGGTGAAGAACCGGGACCAGTCCCGCGTGCTGGACACCACCGCGCCGGCCGCCCCGCCCCAACCGGGGTCATTGCCGGAGACGTCCACGTGACCGTGGCGGCGCGGCCCGGCGAAGTGCCGGAACCCGGCCGGCACGCCCGGCGGCATGTGGGCGGCGTCCGGTTCGTAGCCGTGGGCATGAGTGCCACGCCAGGTGCCGTCGGTGGCGAAGTAGGTGTGTTCGAGGCCGAGCGGCCGCGCGATCCGGTCCCGTACGAGATCGGCCAGGCTCGCCCCGGTGACCCGCTCCAGGACGGCGCCGATCGCGGCGTAGTTGGTGTTGCTGTACGACCATTTCGCGCCCGGCGCGAACAGCGGGGCGTGCTTCACCCCCAGGGCGAGCAGTTTCTCCGAGGTCCACCGCCGCCGGTCCGTGCCGAGCATCGACCGCCGCATCGCGGCGTCCTTGGTGTAGTCGAACAGGCCGCTGGTGTGGTTGAGCAGCATGCGCAACGTGATCGCCGTACCGCCCGGCACCTTGCCCGGCAGCCACTTGTCCACCGGGTCGGCCAGGGCGAGCCTGCCCTCGGCGACCAGTTGCAGCACGAGCGTGGCCATCATGGTCTTGGTGTTGGAGCCCATCCGGTACTCGTCCGCCGCGGTCAGCAGGTGATCCCGTCTGGTCCAGGGGGCCTGCGCGGCGATCTCGACCGGCCGGCCACGGCCGTCGTCGACCCGCACGATCACGCCGGGCGCCCCGGCGTCCACCAGCTTGCGCGCGAGCTCCTGGAGCCGCGCGCGCTGCGCCGTGGTGTCGCTCCGGCCCGCGGCCGGCGTGGCCGCGGCGACGGCCGGCGTCGCCGCCAGCGCCAGGCTCACGACCAGCGCCGACGCCGTGACCACGCGCGGCACCCGTGACCGCACCGCACGATCCGACGAGAGAACACGTTGAGACATTGACCCGTTCCTCCGGGTTGATAAGTGACGCGGACGACCCCACCCTCCGACCCGCCACTCTCAAACCGCTCTCAACGCGTTGTCGCCGCCCCGCCGACCGCTTCCTTTGCGCTTCCCGTGCGGGGTGCGGTGATGGTCGTGGACACCAGGTGCTCGGCCTCGGACCGCGACATCGCCGCGCCCGCGGCGTGCGCGGCCGCGAACTCGGCGGCGCCGAGGGCGGCCGTGGCCCGCCGCGTGGTCAGCGGTATGCCGGTGTCATCGAGGTCGTCCCAGCCGCGCAGCACGGTGGCGGCCCCGAGCAGCCGTCCCGCCCGCGCCGCCCGCCCGCGGCACAGCTCGATCGCGGCGACCACGTTCGCGATCGAGGCCGCGACCGGCGTGTGCCAGGTCAGCGTCAGGTGCACCGCCGGGTGGTCGAGCCGGCGCATCGCCTCGTCGGGGAGACCCTCCGCGACGTCCACCTGGGCGAGCACGCCCAGCAGCAACGCGGCCAGGTGCGGGGTGGCCCGGCCGGGTGACGCCTTGGCCAGGCCGGCCCGGGCGTGTTCGCGGGCCGCGCCTGGCCGTCCGGCCCGCCATTCCAGCCGCGCCAGGCCCAGGCACACCTGCGCGTGCGACTCCGCCGACCCGGTCCGCTCCACCTGGCCGAGCAGGTCCGTGAGCCGCCGCCGCCCGCCGGCCACGTCGCCGGTCCGGGCCCGGTGCAGCGCGGCCGCCACCTCGTTCTCCATCGTGTGCTCGGGCATGCCGAGTTCCCGGAAGTACCGGGTGGCCCGCTCGGCGAGCGCGGGCGCGCCGTCCGGTTCACCGGCCCGCCGCGACGCCGAGTGCAGAGTGCTCATCGTGGTGGCCAGGCCCCACCGCTCGCCGAGCTCCTCGAAGCCGGCCAACGCGTGCGACAGCAGGTCCTTCGCCTCGGCGGCGCGCCCGGTGTTCATGGCCACCACGCCTCGGACCAGCAGGGCCAGCGACCGGTGCCACGGATCCGTCCACGCCTCCAGGGACACCTCCGAGGCCGCCCGGTCGCCCGCGCCTATGGCCAGCGCCAACCGGGCCATCTCCACGATGGGGTGGGCGCCGGGGGCGACGCACTCCAGCGCCGTCCTGATCCGGGCGAAGGCCGCCTCCGCCTCCTCCGGCCGGCCGACGGCCTCCGTGGTGGCGAGCGCGTGCGCGAGCACCACCAGCGCGCGGGCCCGCGGCTCGGCCGGGCCGCGGACCTGGAGCACCCGGCCGAGCAGGTCCACCGACTCCGGCGGATGGTCCCGCAGGAACCAGAACCAGCTCAGCGCGACGCCGAACCGGACCGCCAGGGCGGCCTCCCCCGACTCGGCCGCCCAGCGGATCGCGGCCGACAGGTTGTCCCGTTCCGCCGACAGGCGGGCCAGCCAGCGCAGTTGGCCGGACGTGCGCAGCTGCGGATCCGCGGTCTCGGCCAGCTTCAGGAAGAACCCGGCGTGCCATCCGCGTACGAGGTCGGCCTCCGCGCGCCGGGCCAGTCGCTCCAGGCCGTACTCCCGGATGGTCTCCAGCACGCGGTAGCGCGGTTCGAGCGGGTCGGCGGGCTCCACCGGGTGCAGCAGGGACTTGTCGACCAGCGCCGCCAGCAGCTCCCCGACCTCGCCCGACCGGCCGATCGCCTGCGCCGCGTCCTCGGTGAAGCCGCCGGGCACGACCGACAGCCGTTCCAGCAGCGTCCGCTCGTCGGGGTCGAGCAGGTCCCAGCTCCAGGCCACCGCGGCGCGCAAGGTCCTGTGGCGCGGCAGTGCGGTGCGGCTGCCCGCGGTGAGCAGCCGGAACCGGTCGTCCAGCCGTACCGCGACCGCCTCGACCGGCAGGGCGCGCAGCCGTGCCGCGGCCAGCTCGATCGCCAGCGGCAGGCCGTCCAGGCGGCGGCAGATCTCCACCACCGCCGCCAGCGCGTCACCCTCGGCGGTGAAGCCGGGCCGCACCGCGGCGGCCCGGTCGTGGAACAGCCGGACCGCCGCGCACGCTCGGGCCCGCTCCGCCGTCGCCCCCGGTTCGGGCAGCTCCAGCGGCAGCACCGGGTGCAGCGTCTCCCCGTCGATCCGCAGCGGTTCCCGGCTGGTGGCCAGCACCCGCAGTCTCGGGCACCGGCCGAGCAGGGCGCCGGCGAGCGCCGCGACGGCCTCGATCACGTGCTCGCAGTTGTCCAGCACCAGCACCAGATCGTCGTCCGCGAGCGACTCGACCAGGCGGTCCAGGACCGACTCCGGGGTGACGTGCCGCTGCGGTGCGCCCTCCTGGCGCGCTCGCACCACGTCGAGCAGCACGCGGGGCACCTCGTCCGCGCCGACCGGCGCCAGCGGGACGAACCACACCCCGCCGGACGGCGAGAGCCGCCGGCCGACGCTGTTGGCCAGCCGGGTCTTGCCCGCTCCCCCGGCACCGACCAGCGTGACCAGCCGGCCCCGGCCGAGCAGGCCGACCACGCGGCGGACGTCCTCGTCGCGGCCCACGAAGCTGGTGAGCGGGACGTCCAGATCGCCGTGCGACCGGCGGGGAGGGGGCAGGCCGCCGCGCAACACCGCCAGGTGTGCCTCCTGGAGCAGCGGCCCGGGATCGCTGCCGTAACTTTCGGCCAGCAGGTCGCGGATCCGCTGATAGGCGGCCAGCGCCTCGGCGCCGCGGCCGTTCCGCGCCAGGGCACGGATGAGCTGGGCGTGCAGCCGTTCGCGCAACGGGTGGGCGGCGGTCAGTGCTTCGAGTTCGGCGACCAGGTCCAGGTCGGCGCCCAGCGCGAGCTCGGCCTCGATCCGGTCCTCCAGGGCGGCCGGCCGGGCCCGCTCCAGCCGCTCGGCCTCGGCGCCGGCGAACGGCGCCTCGCGCACGTCCGCCAAGGCGGGGCCGCGCCACAGGCTCAGCGCCTCCCGCAGCGTGG
This portion of the Sphaerisporangium krabiense genome encodes:
- a CDS encoding epoxide hydrolase family protein produces the protein MSTPHAFPLTPVPIHVPDEVLDDLRARLALTRPPLDEGNEDWSYGVPDGYLRELVAYWRDGYDWRKAEAAINVYEHYQVSVADVPVHFMRKPGRGPRPIPLILTHGWPWTFWHWSKVIDPLADPAAFGGDPADAFDVIVPSLPGFGFPGPLTGFPDVNFWKVSDLWHTLMTETLGYEKYAAGGCDIGGIVSSQLGHKYAGELYGIHIGSGLPLDFFTGPRAWDFARNRPLTDDQPADVRARIVELDHRSACHLAVHMLDGATLAHGLSDSPAGLLAWLLERWNAWSDNGGDVETVFTKDDLLTHATIYWVNNSIATSMRYYANANRYPWAPAHDRTPVVQAPVGLTFVTYENPPGIHTAAERVQAFKTGPQGGWFNHVNVNAHDHGGHFIPWENPDAWVNDLRRTFHGRRP
- a CDS encoding serine hydrolase domain-containing protein, whose protein sequence is MRSRVPRVVTASALVVSLALAATPAVAAATPAAGRSDTTAQRARLQELARKLVDAGAPGVIVRVDDGRGRPVEIAAQAPWTRRDHLLTAADEYRMGSNTKTMMATLVLQLVAEGRLALADPVDKWLPGKVPGGTAITLRMLLNHTSGLFDYTKDAAMRRSMLGTDRRRWTSEKLLALGVKHAPLFAPGAKWSYSNTNYAAIGAVLERVTGASLADLVRDRIARPLGLEHTYFATDGTWRGTHAHGYEPDAAHMPPGVPAGFRHFAGPRRHGHVDVSGNDPGWGGAAGAVVSSTRDWSRFFTALMSGTLLPAAQLAQMRTTVPVDPRQPDGPGYGLGIQTGPHPCGTFWGHDGGIPGYLTVNVTDRAGGRTAMVLVATESWIEFETDPKIAEAAGALQTAAICAMFGKPAPAAG
- a CDS encoding BTAD domain-containing putative transcriptional regulator; the protein is MAEAIESWGDGGPVRVGVLGSLVLDTASGPTRVGGARLRALLARLALDAGRAVRPATLVEALWDEAAPADHLHALQLLVSRLRRVLGDPGLLTLDPAGYRLAVEPDAIDAVRFERLARAGRRLYAQDRPAEAAATLREALSLWRGPALADVREAPFAGAEAERLERARPAALEDRIEAELALGADLDLVAELEALTAAHPLRERLHAQLIRALARNGRGAEALAAYQRIRDLLAESYGSDPGPLLQEAHLAVLRGGLPPPRRSHGDLDVPLTSFVGRDEDVRRVVGLLGRGRLVTLVGAGGAGKTRLANSVGRRLSPSGGVWFVPLAPVGADEVPRVLLDVVRARQEGAPQRHVTPESVLDRLVESLADDDLVLVLDNCEHVIEAVAALAGALLGRCPRLRVLATSREPLRIDGETLHPVLPLELPEPGATAERARACAAVRLFHDRAAAVRPGFTAEGDALAAVVEICRRLDGLPLAIELAAARLRALPVEAVAVRLDDRFRLLTAGSRTALPRHRTLRAAVAWSWDLLDPDERTLLERLSVVPGGFTEDAAQAIGRSGEVGELLAALVDKSLLHPVEPADPLEPRYRVLETIREYGLERLARRAEADLVRGWHAGFFLKLAETADPQLRTSGQLRWLARLSAERDNLSAAIRWAAESGEAALAVRFGVALSWFWFLRDHPPESVDLLGRVLQVRGPAEPRARALVVLAHALATTEAVGRPEEAEAAFARIRTALECVAPGAHPIVEMARLALAIGAGDRAASEVSLEAWTDPWHRSLALLVRGVVAMNTGRAAEAKDLLSHALAGFEELGERWGLATTMSTLHSASRRAGEPDGAPALAERATRYFRELGMPEHTMENEVAAALHRARTGDVAGGRRRLTDLLGQVERTGSAESHAQVCLGLARLEWRAGRPGAAREHARAGLAKASPGRATPHLAALLLGVLAQVDVAEGLPDEAMRRLDHPAVHLTLTWHTPVAASIANVVAAIELCRGRAARAGRLLGAATVLRGWDDLDDTGIPLTTRRATAALGAAEFAAAHAAGAAMSRSEAEHLVSTTITAPRTGSAKEAVGGAATTR